A segment of the Dioscorea cayenensis subsp. rotundata cultivar TDr96_F1 unplaced genomic scaffold, TDr96_F1_v2_PseudoChromosome.rev07_lg8_w22 25.fasta BLBR01000369.1, whole genome shotgun sequence genome:
accATATTTAGAGCAGGCCCACGCACTTACCTAGGCTGTCTGCAGGAACGTTCAACTACGGGCTCATCTGATGCAGCTGTACTGAAAGCTTCTTGAAATAAATCAGCCATTGTCTGTCCTTTAACAAGATGACTTGTATACGTAATGTCATCGTTATAGTTGTCCTGATAGAATGGAATATAGATTTCAGGGGTTCAGCCAAAAGgctaacacacacacaaaaaagaTAACAATGCTCTGTCTTCTTCAGAGAAGTACCTCATCCTCACTAGACATTCTGTCATCAACAAATTCGGGGGGGTCTTCATCATCAAGTATCCTAGGACCTAACGTGTATGTGGTTT
Coding sequences within it:
- the LOC120254156 gene encoding uncharacterized protein LOC120254156 isoform X1 codes for the protein MAELLEGLQENNNHFLGASNLSLQHDRPKGRRNYIAGKKTTYTLGPRILDDEDPPEFVDDRMSSEDEDNYNDDITYTSHLVKGQTMADLFQEAFSTAASDEPVVERSCRQPRVEFHQRLQQVMQTEKKK